A portion of the Bifidobacterium lemurum genome contains these proteins:
- a CDS encoding hemagglutinin translates to MWKRAGLMQRTGMLFTMLVAIICVVALVMGLVRFVQWRGEVRDAERAQLALAQEYGFDPGDIISDGQFFNGNAMSQAEVQSFLDERGGAIASMTFDTTDQSGEGLCEDYTGAAGETAAAIITKSAQACGVSQKVLLTMLQKEQHLVTATDPTDFQLKAAMGLSCPDDASCDPAYAGFFLQVYGAAKRYQYYLAHADRYNYQAYALNYVQYHPDASCGGSTIYIENRATALLYIYTPYQPNEAALAAGDGVGDSCSSYGNRNFSLIYENWFGNPRE, encoded by the coding sequence ATGTGGAAGCGGGCCGGTCTGATGCAACGGACCGGCATGCTGTTCACCATGCTGGTGGCGATTATCTGCGTGGTGGCGTTGGTGATGGGCCTGGTGCGTTTCGTCCAATGGCGCGGCGAGGTTCGCGACGCGGAGCGGGCGCAGCTGGCCTTGGCGCAGGAGTATGGATTCGACCCGGGCGACATCATCTCGGACGGCCAGTTCTTCAACGGCAACGCCATGAGCCAGGCCGAAGTGCAGTCGTTCCTCGACGAGCGGGGCGGGGCGATCGCCTCCATGACCTTCGACACCACCGACCAGTCGGGCGAAGGCCTATGCGAAGACTATACGGGCGCGGCGGGCGAGACGGCGGCGGCGATCATCACCAAGTCAGCGCAGGCATGCGGAGTCAGCCAGAAGGTGCTGCTCACCATGCTGCAGAAGGAGCAGCATCTGGTCACCGCCACCGACCCCACGGATTTCCAGCTCAAAGCGGCGATGGGATTGAGCTGTCCAGACGACGCGAGCTGCGATCCGGCATACGCGGGATTCTTCCTGCAGGTGTACGGAGCGGCGAAACGCTACCAGTATTATCTGGCCCACGCCGACCGGTACAACTATCAGGCGTATGCGCTCAACTACGTGCAGTATCATCCCGACGCCTCATGCGGCGGATCCACCATCTACATCGAGAACCGTGCGACCGCGCTGCTGTACATCTATACGCCCTACCAGCCGAACGAGGCCGCATTGGCGGCGGGCGACGGCGTGGGCGACTCCTGCTCCAGCTACGGCAACCGCAACTTCTCCCTCATCTACGAGAACTGGTTCGGCAATCCGCGAGAATAG
- a CDS encoding MFS transporter, translating to MVLIAASFMLGMSEFVVVGILPDIARGLNVTEVTVGNLVSVFAFFYAPCTPLGSAITARFPRFATHMTLMTVFLVGNVLCAFAPNYPVLLVARLLIAAVSGTLVAIAMTYANDVTQEKFRTQFIAWVFSGFSIASVVGVPAGTWIADSFGWRWTFHLISLLTAVLLVVMVIVLPRNSHPVKVGFLSQFRLFFDRRIQLGVIDVVFGAAASYVFYTYLTPIMRDEIGVPTQYLSLGLVVFGVACLWSNLYGGKLANRGRGVEPLARVRPIYCVQAVCLCLLAFASWMPGAGALLLVALGMLMYLQNASSQVLYMDVAAQSHPGSLNLAASLNSMSFNIGIAVGSAVGGVVNDALGLAWLGPVGAVFALLAAGTATMLRPFIERK from the coding sequence ATGGTGCTGATCGCCGCGAGCTTCATGCTCGGCATGAGCGAATTCGTCGTCGTGGGCATTCTGCCCGACATCGCGCGCGGCCTGAATGTCACCGAGGTGACGGTCGGTAACTTGGTGTCGGTGTTCGCGTTCTTCTACGCGCCCTGCACGCCGCTCGGCTCCGCCATCACCGCGCGATTCCCGCGATTCGCCACGCATATGACGCTGATGACGGTGTTCCTTGTGGGCAATGTGCTATGCGCGTTCGCGCCGAACTATCCGGTGCTTCTGGTCGCCCGACTACTGATCGCCGCCGTCTCCGGCACGCTGGTCGCAATCGCCATGACCTACGCGAACGACGTGACGCAGGAGAAGTTCCGTACGCAGTTCATCGCCTGGGTGTTCTCCGGCTTCTCCATCGCCTCCGTGGTGGGCGTGCCGGCGGGAACCTGGATCGCCGACTCGTTCGGATGGCGCTGGACCTTCCATCTGATCTCCCTGCTCACCGCCGTGCTGCTGGTGGTGATGGTGATCGTGCTGCCGCGCAACTCGCATCCGGTGAAAGTGGGATTCCTCAGCCAGTTCCGCTTGTTCTTCGACCGCCGCATCCAGCTGGGTGTGATTGACGTGGTGTTCGGCGCGGCCGCCAGTTATGTGTTCTACACGTATCTCACGCCGATCATGCGCGACGAGATCGGCGTGCCGACCCAATATCTCAGCCTTGGACTGGTGGTGTTCGGTGTGGCTTGCCTATGGAGCAACCTGTATGGCGGCAAACTTGCCAACCGCGGCAGGGGAGTGGAGCCGCTGGCGCGCGTCCGGCCAATCTACTGCGTGCAGGCCGTATGCCTGTGCCTGCTGGCGTTCGCCTCATGGATGCCCGGTGCCGGCGCGCTGCTGCTGGTGGCGCTCGGCATGCTTATGTACTTGCAGAACGCCTCCTCGCAGGTGCTGTACATGGATGTGGCCGCGCAATCGCATCCCGGCTCGCTGAACTTGGCCGCGTCGCTCAACTCCATGAGCTTCAATATCGGCATCGCGGTTGGTTCGGCCGTGGGCGGCGTGGTCAATGACGCATTGGGACTGGCGTGGTTGGGCCCGGTCGGCGCGGTGTTCGCCCTGCTCGCCGCCGGCACCGCCACCATGCTGCGCCCGTTCATCGAACGCAAGTAG
- a CDS encoding glutamine synthetase family protein, with translation MDKQQEFALRTVEERDVRFIRLWFTDVLGTLKSVAIAPAELEAAFEEGLGFDGSAIEGMTRVSEDDMIVQPDPSTFQILPWRGGPQGTARMFCDVLTPDGEPSLGDPRYVLKRALAKAKEKGFTFYVHPEIEFYLFESQDDWSKPPVPIDEGGYFDHVPRSPGMDFRRATVNMLEQMGISVEYSHHEGGPGQNEIDLRYADALTTADNIMTFRTVVKEISLERGIHASFMPKPIADAPGSGMHTHLSLFEGDSNAFYEAGQEFNMSLTARQFAAGILAHAAEICAVTDQYVNSYKRLWGGNEAPSYICWGHNNRSALLRIPQYKPGKGNSARMEFRGLDPVANPYLAYSVLLAAGLDGIEKQMTLGEPTSDDVWELTDAERQAMGIEPLPTSLGAALRVMEKSDFVADVLGEHVFEYFLRNKRHEWEEYNRQVTPFELKKYLPKL, from the coding sequence ATGGATAAGCAGCAGGAGTTCGCACTGCGCACGGTCGAGGAACGAGACGTGCGCTTTATTCGCTTATGGTTCACGGATGTGCTGGGAACCTTGAAATCCGTGGCCATCGCGCCGGCGGAGTTGGAGGCTGCGTTCGAGGAGGGGCTCGGATTCGACGGCTCCGCGATCGAAGGCATGACGCGCGTGTCCGAGGACGATATGATCGTCCAGCCGGATCCCTCCACCTTCCAGATTCTGCCGTGGCGAGGCGGACCGCAGGGCACGGCGCGCATGTTCTGCGACGTGCTCACCCCGGATGGCGAGCCCAGTCTGGGCGACCCGCGTTACGTGCTCAAGCGCGCGCTGGCCAAGGCCAAGGAGAAGGGTTTCACCTTCTACGTGCATCCGGAGATCGAGTTCTACCTGTTCGAAAGCCAGGACGACTGGTCCAAGCCTCCGGTGCCGATCGACGAGGGTGGCTACTTCGATCATGTGCCGCGCAGTCCCGGCATGGACTTCCGCCGCGCCACCGTGAACATGCTCGAACAGATGGGCATTTCGGTGGAATACTCGCATCACGAGGGCGGCCCCGGCCAGAACGAGATCGACCTGCGCTACGCGGACGCGCTCACCACGGCCGACAACATCATGACCTTCCGCACCGTGGTCAAGGAGATCTCCTTGGAGCGCGGCATCCACGCGAGCTTCATGCCCAAGCCGATCGCCGACGCGCCCGGCTCCGGCATGCACACGCACCTAAGCCTGTTCGAGGGGGACTCCAACGCCTTCTACGAGGCCGGCCAGGAGTTCAACATGTCACTCACCGCGCGCCAGTTCGCCGCCGGCATTCTGGCCCATGCGGCGGAGATCTGCGCCGTCACCGACCAATACGTCAACTCGTACAAGCGTCTGTGGGGCGGCAACGAGGCGCCGAGCTACATCTGCTGGGGGCACAACAACCGTTCCGCGCTGCTGCGCATCCCGCAGTACAAGCCCGGCAAGGGCAACTCCGCGCGTATGGAGTTCCGAGGCCTCGACCCGGTCGCCAACCCGTACCTCGCCTACTCCGTGCTGCTGGCCGCCGGCCTCGACGGCATCGAGAAGCAGATGACGCTCGGCGAGCCGACCAGCGACGACGTGTGGGAGCTTACCGACGCCGAACGTCAGGCGATGGGCATCGAACCGCTGCCCACCTCGCTGGGCGCCGCGCTGCGCGTGATGGAGAAGTCCGACTTCGTGGCCGACGTGCTCGGCGAGCATGTGTTCGAGTACTTCCTGCGCAACAAGCGCCACGAATGGGAGGAATACAACCGTCAGGTCACCCCCTTCGAACTTAAGAAGTACCTGCCCAAGCTGTAA
- a CDS encoding DUF2252 domain-containing protein: MSEEDHLTPAANPPIDMTSWRQADTPRERACAGFTARDKAPLSSHAVWRVREGRREAIALLEEQSATRVPDLVPLRYKRMSASAFTFYRGTALIMTNDLVSTPVTGIPVQCVGDAHIGNFGMFRSPSARLVFDINDFDETAIGPWEWDLKRLAVSVEICGRANGIKEKARRAAVMRCVHTYRERIKQFSEMDYLDAWYDHIDVTETLDRFEKTQSGKRNRTLRDAAAKAAVRDSDAAAAKLTYLEGGKLRFRSDPPELAPINELQDYADIEALQARIDTLLGHYRHSLYEDRRHVFDHYRYHDSARKVVGVGSVGQRAWVAVFTGRDIDDPLMLQMKEATYSVLEHYCGASPYATHGERVVQGQKLIQSTADVLLGWSSFIAEDGRKRDYYVRQLWNGKGSIDIDDLNEMELSDLGRMCARCLAHAHARTGDSIAIANYLGGSDEFDQAIATFAVSYAEQNDEDYAVFRKLIESGELPCA; encoded by the coding sequence ATGAGCGAAGAAGACCATCTGACACCGGCCGCCAATCCTCCCATCGATATGACGAGTTGGCGGCAGGCCGACACTCCGCGTGAACGCGCGTGCGCGGGCTTTACGGCCCGCGACAAAGCGCCGTTGAGCAGTCATGCGGTCTGGCGGGTGCGTGAGGGGCGTCGCGAGGCGATCGCGCTGCTTGAGGAGCAGTCAGCCACCCGCGTGCCCGATCTGGTGCCGCTGCGGTACAAGCGCATGAGCGCCAGCGCGTTCACGTTCTACCGCGGCACCGCGCTGATCATGACCAACGATCTGGTGAGCACGCCGGTGACGGGCATTCCGGTGCAATGCGTGGGCGACGCGCATATCGGCAATTTCGGCATGTTTCGTTCCCCCTCGGCGCGTCTGGTGTTCGACATCAACGATTTCGACGAGACGGCGATCGGCCCGTGGGAGTGGGACCTCAAACGCCTGGCCGTGTCGGTGGAGATCTGCGGACGCGCGAACGGCATCAAGGAGAAGGCGAGGCGGGCCGCGGTGATGCGCTGCGTGCACACGTACCGCGAGCGCATCAAACAGTTCTCCGAGATGGATTATCTCGACGCATGGTACGACCATATCGATGTGACCGAGACGCTGGATCGTTTCGAGAAGACGCAGAGCGGCAAACGCAACCGCACGCTGCGCGACGCGGCGGCGAAGGCCGCGGTTCGGGACTCCGACGCGGCGGCCGCCAAACTGACGTATCTCGAGGGCGGCAAGCTGCGGTTCCGTTCCGATCCGCCGGAGTTGGCGCCCATCAACGAATTGCAGGATTATGCGGATATTGAGGCGTTGCAGGCGCGCATCGACACGCTGCTCGGGCACTACCGACATTCGTTGTATGAGGATCGCCGTCATGTGTTCGACCATTACCGCTACCATGATTCGGCCCGCAAGGTGGTGGGCGTCGGCTCCGTGGGCCAGCGCGCATGGGTGGCCGTCTTCACCGGGCGGGACATCGACGATCCGTTGATGTTGCAGATGAAGGAGGCCACCTATTCGGTGTTGGAGCATTATTGCGGCGCTTCGCCGTACGCCACGCATGGCGAGCGCGTGGTGCAGGGGCAGAAGCTGATCCAATCCACGGCCGACGTGCTGCTGGGATGGTCGAGCTTCATCGCCGAGGATGGCCGCAAACGCGACTATTACGTGCGTCAGCTGTGGAACGGCAAAGGTTCGATCGACATCGACGATCTCAACGAGATGGAATTAAGCGATCTGGGCCGCATGTGCGCCCGATGCCTGGCGCATGCGCACGCGCGCACCGGCGATTCGATCGCCATCGCGAACTATCTGGGCGGTTCGGACGAGTTCGACCAGGCCATCGCCACATTCGCGGTCTCCTATGCGGAGCAGAACGACGAGGATTACGCCGTGTTCAGGAAGCTCATCGAATCCGGCGAGCTACCCTGCGCCTGA
- the priA gene encoding bifunctional 1-(5-phosphoribosyl)-5-((5-phosphoribosylamino)methylideneamino)imidazole-4-carboxamide isomerase/phosphoribosylanthranilate isomerase PriA has protein sequence MSLTLLPAVDVRDGKAVRLRQGESGSETDYGSPLEAARTWVQAGAEWIHLVDLDAAFGTGDNRAQLREIVRELGDQVNIEMSGGVRDDASLESALEAGAARVNIGTAALENPEWTKRIIAKYGDKVAVGLDVRGHTLAARGWTREGGDLFETMAMLDDAGCTRYVVTDVAKDGMMSGPNLTLLKEVAERTNAKVTASGGIAKLDDLKAIKELAEIGVDSAILGKSLYARAFTLEEALEVAR, from the coding sequence ATGTCCCTCACGCTGCTTCCCGCGGTCGACGTTCGCGACGGCAAGGCCGTGCGTCTGCGCCAAGGCGAGTCCGGCTCGGAAACCGATTACGGCTCCCCGCTTGAGGCCGCCCGCACCTGGGTTCAGGCCGGAGCGGAATGGATCCATCTGGTCGACCTCGATGCCGCCTTCGGCACCGGCGACAACCGCGCCCAGCTGCGCGAGATCGTGCGCGAACTCGGCGACCAGGTCAACATCGAGATGAGCGGCGGCGTGCGTGACGACGCCTCGCTGGAATCCGCACTTGAAGCCGGCGCTGCCCGCGTGAACATCGGCACCGCCGCGCTGGAGAACCCCGAATGGACCAAGCGGATCATCGCCAAGTACGGCGACAAGGTCGCCGTCGGCCTCGACGTGCGCGGCCATACGCTGGCCGCCCGCGGCTGGACCCGCGAGGGCGGCGATCTGTTCGAGACGATGGCGATGCTCGACGACGCAGGCTGCACCCGCTACGTGGTCACCGACGTGGCCAAGGACGGCATGATGAGCGGCCCGAACCTCACCCTGCTCAAAGAGGTCGCCGAACGCACCAACGCCAAGGTGACGGCCTCTGGCGGCATCGCCAAACTCGACGATCTCAAAGCCATCAAGGAACTGGCCGAAATCGGCGTGGACTCCGCCATCCTCGGCAAATCCCTCTACGCACGCGCCTTCACCCTCGAAGAGGCGCTCGAAGTCGCCCGCTGA
- the hisH gene encoding imidazole glycerol phosphate synthase subunit HisH: MSTAVVFDYGFGNVRSMVRALANLGVDTTLTSDYRQALEADGLVVPGVGAFAACMDGLKRVGGDRVITDRIRAGRPTLGVCVGEQIMFEQGLEHGVRTDGIGLIGGTVELLDADVVPHMGWDTVEAAEGSQLLRGVEQERFYFVHSYAATAVSQADTSRYDIDFGEAPARVTWCEYGRSRFVAAYERGALSVTQFHPEKSGDAGAQLLKNWIETF, from the coding sequence ATGAGCACTGCAGTCGTGTTCGACTATGGTTTCGGCAACGTCCGCTCCATGGTTCGCGCGCTCGCCAATCTGGGCGTCGACACCACGCTCACCTCCGACTACCGTCAGGCGCTTGAGGCCGACGGTCTGGTGGTGCCCGGAGTCGGCGCGTTCGCCGCCTGCATGGACGGATTGAAACGCGTCGGCGGCGATCGCGTGATCACCGACCGCATCCGCGCGGGCCGCCCGACGCTCGGCGTATGCGTCGGCGAGCAGATCATGTTCGAGCAGGGACTCGAACACGGCGTGCGCACCGACGGCATCGGCCTGATCGGCGGCACGGTCGAACTGCTGGACGCGGATGTGGTGCCGCATATGGGCTGGGACACCGTCGAAGCGGCCGAAGGTTCGCAACTGCTGCGCGGCGTGGAACAGGAACGTTTCTACTTCGTGCACTCCTACGCGGCCACCGCCGTGAGCCAAGCCGACACCTCGCGCTACGACATCGACTTCGGCGAAGCTCCGGCGCGCGTGACATGGTGCGAATACGGGCGCAGCCGTTTCGTCGCCGCCTACGAACGCGGCGCCCTGTCCGTCACGCAGTTCCACCCCGAAAAGTCCGGCGACGCCGGCGCGCAACTGCTGAAGAACTGGATCGAAACCTTCTGA
- the hisB gene encoding imidazoleglycerol-phosphate dehydratase HisB, with the protein MARTAHIVRETSESRIELTLDLDGTGKTDIDTSVPFYNHMMTALGKHSLIDLTIKASGDTDIDVHHTVEDTAIVFGEALRQALGDKRGIRRFADATVPLDEALAKAVVDVSGRPYVVCSGEPEGYEYCMMGGHFTGSLVRHVMESIALHAGICLHLEVLAGRDPHHIAEAEFKAFARALRFAIEPDPRVDGIPSTKGAL; encoded by the coding sequence ATGGCACGCACCGCGCATATCGTCCGCGAAACCAGCGAATCGCGCATCGAGCTGACGTTGGACCTCGACGGCACCGGCAAAACCGACATCGACACGTCTGTGCCGTTCTACAACCATATGATGACGGCCCTCGGCAAGCATTCGCTGATCGACCTGACCATCAAGGCCAGCGGCGACACCGACATCGACGTGCACCACACCGTCGAAGACACGGCCATCGTGTTCGGCGAGGCGTTGCGCCAGGCGTTGGGCGACAAGCGCGGCATCCGCCGTTTCGCCGACGCCACCGTGCCGCTGGACGAGGCGCTGGCCAAGGCAGTGGTCGACGTGTCCGGCCGACCGTATGTGGTGTGCTCCGGAGAGCCGGAAGGCTACGAATACTGCATGATGGGCGGGCATTTCACCGGCTCCCTCGTGCGGCACGTGATGGAATCCATCGCCCTGCACGCCGGCATCTGCCTGCACCTCGAAGTGCTCGCCGGCCGCGACCCGCACCATATCGCCGAAGCCGAATTCAAAGCCTTCGCACGCGCCCTGCGCTTCGCCATCGAACCCGATCCGCGCGTGGACGGCATCCCCAGCACGAAAGGCGCGCTGTGA
- a CDS encoding histidinol-phosphate transaminase translates to MSDTTSNAIPANLPLRNDLIGEEPYGAPQLDVPVCLNVNENPYAPDPAVCETIAERVKAIAPTLNRYPDREHVELRQAFSDYLARESGVRLDVDELWGANGSNEIMLQLFQAFGGPGRTVLGADPTYSMYPEYARDTFTGWELAHRNDDFTLNVDRLIERIEAVKPSMVLLTSPNNPTGTPLAHEDIERVLAVCETAEVAGAREGVHPIVVIDEAYIEFRDPGVPSAVELIKTHANLAVSRTMSKAFAFAGARVGYLAASKGIIDCVRIVRMPYHLSAVTQAAALAAFEHTDEQLSRVNHLRETRNATAAWLKQLTYKGQALDVADSQSNFLLFGGHLDNREAIFEGLLERGVLIRVVGPAGWLRVCMGTDEEMEAFRTALTEVLNELDKE, encoded by the coding sequence GTGAGCGATACCACCAGCAACGCCATCCCGGCGAATCTGCCGCTGCGCAACGATCTGATCGGGGAGGAGCCGTACGGCGCGCCCCAGCTCGACGTGCCGGTGTGCCTGAACGTCAACGAGAACCCGTACGCGCCCGATCCGGCCGTGTGCGAGACCATCGCCGAACGCGTCAAGGCCATCGCCCCCACGCTCAACCGGTACCCCGACCGCGAACATGTCGAACTGCGTCAGGCGTTCTCCGACTACCTCGCCCGCGAATCCGGCGTTCGTCTCGACGTGGACGAACTGTGGGGCGCGAACGGCTCCAACGAGATCATGCTCCAACTGTTCCAGGCCTTCGGAGGACCGGGACGCACCGTGCTCGGCGCCGACCCCACATATTCCATGTATCCCGAATACGCGCGCGACACCTTCACCGGCTGGGAGCTCGCCCACCGCAACGACGACTTCACGCTGAACGTCGACCGTCTCATCGAACGGATCGAGGCCGTCAAACCCTCCATGGTGCTGCTCACCAGCCCGAACAACCCCACCGGCACCCCGCTGGCGCATGAGGACATCGAACGCGTGCTCGCCGTATGCGAGACGGCCGAGGTCGCGGGCGCGCGCGAAGGCGTGCACCCAATCGTCGTCATCGACGAGGCCTATATCGAATTCCGCGACCCGGGCGTACCCAGCGCCGTCGAACTTATCAAGACGCACGCGAACCTCGCCGTCAGCCGCACCATGAGCAAGGCCTTCGCCTTCGCTGGCGCGCGCGTCGGCTACCTCGCCGCAAGCAAGGGCATCATCGACTGCGTGCGCATCGTGCGCATGCCCTACCATCTGAGCGCCGTCACCCAAGCCGCGGCCCTCGCCGCGTTCGAACACACCGACGAACAGCTCAGCCGTGTGAACCACCTGCGTGAGACGCGCAACGCCACCGCCGCATGGCTCAAACAGCTGACCTACAAGGGTCAGGCGCTCGACGTGGCCGACTCCCAGTCGAACTTCCTGCTCTTCGGCGGGCATCTCGACAACCGCGAGGCGATTTTCGAAGGACTGCTCGAGCGCGGCGTGCTCATCCGCGTGGTCGGCCCCGCCGGCTGGCTGCGCGTGTGCATGGGCACCGACGAGGAGATGGAGGCCTTCCGCACCGCATTGACGGAAGTCCTCAACGAACTGGACAAGGAGTAG
- the hisD gene encoding histidinol dehydrogenase → MSENIMRIIDLRGKNLTRAELLDAMPRAEMGTSEATDLVRPILDDVKARGAAALRDFGEKFDGVRVENLRVPVEAMRQALEELDPEVRSAIEESVKRSRAVAASQVPHDFHTDLAPGARVAERWIPVQRVGLYVPGGKAVYPSSVIMNAVPAQAAGVESLAIATPPSKDDPQGLPNKTILATCAILGVDEVYAVGGAQAIAMFAYGAKGSEPQDGDVLCDPVDKITGPGNIFVATAKSLVSAFVGIDAVAGPTEIGIIADAQANPKFLAADLIGQAEHDELAGSVLFTDSTDIADAVQAELLERVPRTKHAERVRTSLSGRQSAIVLTDGLDQSIDAANAYAAEHLEIQTVDADAVVGRVRNAGAIFRGPYSPVPLGDYMSGSNHVLPTGGTARFAAGLGVHTFMKPVEVIEYDEQGLKELAARVNAFAVSEDLPGHGECVLTRFVDDPYDKATLNDQETKAGLK, encoded by the coding sequence ATGAGCGAGAACATCATGCGAATCATCGACCTTCGTGGTAAGAACCTGACCCGTGCCGAACTGCTGGACGCGATGCCCCGCGCCGAGATGGGCACCTCCGAGGCCACCGATCTGGTGCGCCCCATCCTCGACGACGTCAAGGCCCGCGGTGCCGCCGCGCTGCGCGACTTCGGCGAGAAGTTCGACGGCGTGCGCGTCGAGAACCTGCGCGTGCCGGTCGAGGCGATGCGTCAGGCCCTCGAAGAGCTCGACCCCGAAGTGCGCTCCGCCATCGAGGAGTCGGTGAAGCGCTCCCGCGCCGTGGCCGCCAGCCAGGTGCCGCATGACTTCCACACCGATCTGGCCCCCGGTGCGCGCGTCGCCGAACGTTGGATCCCGGTGCAGCGCGTCGGCCTGTACGTGCCCGGCGGCAAGGCCGTGTATCCCTCGTCCGTGATCATGAACGCCGTGCCCGCCCAGGCCGCCGGCGTCGAATCCCTCGCCATCGCCACCCCGCCGTCCAAGGACGATCCGCAGGGCCTGCCCAACAAGACCATCCTCGCCACCTGCGCCATCCTCGGTGTGGACGAGGTGTACGCGGTCGGCGGCGCCCAGGCCATCGCCATGTTCGCCTACGGCGCCAAGGGCTCCGAGCCGCAAGACGGCGACGTGCTGTGCGATCCGGTCGACAAGATCACCGGCCCCGGCAACATCTTCGTGGCCACCGCCAAGTCGCTCGTCTCCGCTTTCGTGGGCATCGACGCGGTCGCAGGCCCCACCGAGATCGGCATCATCGCTGACGCCCAGGCCAACCCCAAGTTCCTCGCCGCCGATCTGATCGGCCAGGCCGAGCATGACGAACTCGCCGGCTCCGTGCTGTTCACCGACTCCACCGACATCGCCGACGCCGTGCAGGCCGAACTGCTTGAGCGCGTGCCGCGCACCAAGCACGCCGAGCGCGTGCGCACGTCGTTGTCCGGCCGCCAGTCCGCCATCGTGCTCACCGACGGACTCGACCAGTCCATCGACGCGGCCAACGCCTACGCGGCCGAACACCTGGAGATCCAGACCGTCGACGCGGACGCCGTGGTGGGGCGCGTCAGGAACGCTGGTGCCATCTTCCGCGGCCCCTATTCGCCGGTGCCGTTGGGCGACTACATGTCCGGATCCAACCACGTGCTGCCCACCGGCGGCACCGCCCGCTTCGCCGCCGGCCTCGGCGTGCACACCTTCATGAAGCCCGTCGAGGTCATCGAATACGACGAGCAGGGCCTGAAGGAGCTCGCCGCCCGCGTCAACGCCTTCGCCGTCTCCGAGGATCTTCCGGGGCATGGTGAATGCGTGCTCACCCGCTTCGTCGACGACCCGTACGACAAGGCCACGTTGAACGACCAGGAAACCAAGGCGGGCCTCAAGTGA
- a CDS encoding DUF3592 domain-containing protein has protein sequence MRELAGVIALCVAVMIPIVIITIVVLFGNPGRKGRIRSMTAQCPGLVLSVKSHGIDTPWRIRVRYEVDGVAYEVVESLALKSSVIKAGPIPIGQRKTPVMGRVREGDTVIVIYDPDKPSKSHIQHNDGWINN, from the coding sequence ATGCGGGAACTGGCTGGTGTGATAGCACTGTGCGTGGCGGTGATGATACCGATCGTCATCATCACCATTGTGGTGCTGTTCGGCAATCCGGGCAGAAAAGGCAGGATCCGTTCGATGACCGCGCAATGCCCCGGCTTGGTGCTCAGCGTCAAATCCCATGGAATCGACACTCCGTGGCGTATCCGCGTGCGCTACGAGGTGGACGGCGTCGCATACGAGGTCGTCGAATCGCTCGCTTTGAAATCGTCTGTGATCAAGGCCGGTCCCATCCCCATCGGGCAACGTAAGACCCCGGTGATGGGGCGCGTCCGCGAGGGCGACACCGTCATCGTGATCTACGATCCCGATAAGCCATCGAAGTCCCACATCCAACACAACGATGGTTGGATCAATAACTGA
- a CDS encoding DUF4186 domain-containing protein yields the protein MVECMDETERYWVNEALGRLSCSAFRAKFVLSDKDRAYARAKGKDAIDRHAREMLRLRVGDALPKNDGKQTPWRGHPVFTAQHATATCCRGCVEKWHHIPKGRELTDDEINRLSDLVMAWIERDLINHPVG from the coding sequence ATGGTGGAGTGCATGGATGAGACGGAGCGATATTGGGTGAACGAGGCGTTGGGGAGGCTGTCTTGTTCGGCGTTCCGAGCGAAATTCGTGCTGTCGGACAAGGATCGTGCGTATGCTCGCGCCAAAGGCAAGGATGCCATCGACCGGCATGCGCGTGAGATGCTGCGCTTGCGGGTGGGAGATGCGCTACCGAAGAACGACGGCAAGCAGACGCCGTGGCGAGGTCATCCGGTGTTCACCGCGCAGCATGCCACTGCCACCTGTTGCCGTGGCTGCGTCGAGAAATGGCACCATATTCCCAAAGGCCGAGAATTGACCGATGACGAGATCAACCGCCTGTCCGACCTCGTCATGGCCTGGATCGAACGTGACCTCATCAACCATCCCGTCGGTTGA